A stretch of Ranitomeya variabilis isolate aRanVar5 chromosome 3, aRanVar5.hap1, whole genome shotgun sequence DNA encodes these proteins:
- the LOC143817708 gene encoding uncharacterized protein LOC143817708, producing the protein MASGSESSNTPPQRSAASSSEEENQEEEREQEQGPRGQAVVASRRVSQRSLDEPLDIDLMVASIEARGPLWDSRDPRHADQGILRRLWIEVALSLWDGFDSASPKAKASFLKQLKTRWRSMKDRFKRGLKKEGQSRSGAAASRTSVYKYNRILQFLRPVLGSRETHSSTRETVRPSGAVLCEAPSEQSQPSHSESRSAPPQSGEPAAGPSDVPLAEASVAPSFRSSRQRQRASDREVMPEFLHLSTVFQNGFKAMCDKMSNLERRLEIIETELKRPAKHFFNAIYKGMVEHLTPELQISVMQGCNNVYVSALQQARVMQGREEEKEEEDDDDDKHYNLGYGCSQKYHQKTLWVYPEHNKYQGWVYTEYTQYPAWVYKEYTIYPAWVYPEPE; encoded by the exons ATGGCCAGCGGCAGCGAGTCGAGCAACACCCCACCGCAGAGGAGTgcg gcttcttcaagtgaggaggagaaccaggaggaagagagggagcaggagCAGGGACCACGGGGCCAAGCTGTGGTTGCATCACGGAGA gtttcacaacggtccCTGGATGAACCACTCGATATTGACCTGATGGTGGCATCCATTGAAGCAcggggcccgttgtgggacagccgtgacccccggcacgcggaccagggCATATTGCGCCGTCTGTGGATAGAGGTGGCactatcgctgtgggatggcttcgaCAGCGCTTCACCCAAGGCCAAAGCTAGTTTCC TTAAAcaattgaagaccagatggcgctccatgaaggaccgtttcaagagGGGCCTGAAAAAGGAGGGACAGAGTCGTAGTGGTGCTGCCGCTTCAAGGACCTCGGTGTACAAGTACAACCGTATACTGCAGTTCTTGCGACCGGTCCTTGGAAGCAGAGA aacacacagcagcacccgcgAGACTGTCCGACCCTCTGGAGCGGTACTTTGTGAAGCGCCATCTGAACAGtcgcagccatcccacagcgagagcaggtcTGCACCACCCCAATCTggcgaaccggcagccggtccatcagatgttcccctggccgaggcctctgtCGCTCCTTCCTTTAGGTcttcccgacagcgtcagcgggcctcggacagggagGTCATGCCCGAATTTTTACATCTGAGCACCGTTTTTCAGAATGGTTTCAAGGCGATGTGCGATAAAATGTCCAATCTCGAACGTCGTCTTGAAATCATCGAAACGGAGCTCAAgaggccggccaaacatttttttaatgcCATTTACAAGGGCATGGttgaacatcttacgccggaactccagatttcggtcatGCAGGGCTGCAACAATGTATATGtcagtgctctgcagcaggctcgggtcatgca agggagagaggaggaaaaagaagaagaagatgacgACGACGACAAGCACTACAACCTTGGCTATGGCTGCTCCCAAAAGTACCACCAGAAAACACTCTGGGTCTACCCGGAGCACAACAAGTACCAAGGCTGGGTCTACACAGAGTACACCCAGTACCCAGCCTGGGTCTACAAGGAGTACACCATCTACCCAGCCTGGGTCTACCCGGAGCCGGAGTAG